A genomic segment from Gadus morhua chromosome 4, gadMor3.0, whole genome shotgun sequence encodes:
- the LOC115542993 gene encoding uncharacterized protein LOC115542993 isoform X1, whose amino-acid sequence MSFPFILIWATQMLFSKTQGEVTTAANVNAIPGLPFTLSCNVSTATGERVRQVRWLDPGGQVLTAYEPGDPPTVSLGRPDVWLSPRLPHAASAITVATAGPAHQGCYVCEFHVYPSGRQQGRTCLTLTATVLLEGGGVALSGGVARLLCLYSGDPAGVRQVLWSRRGRGGGDPTPLGSYSVGGGALVGAALGGRGQLSASPGESRLTLQPLEPQDEACYTCQLHTFPQGRLQGSTCLVVYVLPDPELTSVSRSSGLVEANCTTLSRPASNITWSVAGDNHTLGPPTVSYEQQGGGTTRVTSTLLVQSELLQQLSVKCLIHHPGLDQPLSLTLSGEVRAGQGVVVAVAVASVSLVLLLLLCVCLCRVFFCKGD is encoded by the exons ATGTCCTTCCCCTTCATCCTGATCTGGGCCACCCAAATGTTGTTCTCCAAAACACAAG gtgaggTCACGACCGCGGCCAATGTCAACGCCATCCCCGGACTTCCCTTCACGCTGAGCTGCAACGTTTCCACGGCGACGGGAGAGCGTGTGCGTCAGGTGCGCTGGCTTGACCCGGGCGGCCAGGTGCTGACGGCCTACGAGCCCGGGGACCCGCCCACCGTCTCGCTCGGCCGGCCGGACGTCTGGCTCTCCCCCCGCCTCCCGCACGCCGCCTCAGCCATCACCGTGGCGaccgctggccccgcccaccagggATGCTACGTCTGCGAGTTCCACGTCTATCCCAGCGGCCGCCAGCAGGGGCGCACCTGCCTCACCCTCACCG CGACGGTgctcctggagggagggggcgtggctctgagcgggggcgtggccaggcTGCTGTGCCTCTACAGCGGGGACCCGGCGGGCGTCAGGCAGGTGCTGTGGAgccggagggggcggggcgggggagaCCCCACCCCCCTGGGGTCGTACTccgtggggggcggggccctggtGGGGGCGgccctgggggggcggggccagctcAGTGCCTCCCCGGGGGAGAGCCGGCTCACCCTGCAGCCTCTGGAGCCGCAGGACGAGGCCTGCTACACTTGCCAGCTCCACACCTTCCCCCAGGGCAGGCTGCAAGGCTCCACCTGCCTGGTGGTGTACG tcCTCCCCGACCCGGAGCTCACCTCCGTCAGCCGGTCTTCGGGATTGGTCGAGGCTAACTGCACGACGCTCTCTCGCCCCGCCTCCAACATCACCTGGAGCGTTGCCGGGGACAACCACACTCTGGGCCCGCCCACTGTGTCGTATGAGCAGCAGGGGGGCGGTACAACGCGGGTGACCAGCACCCTGCTCGTCCAATCagagctcctccagcagctgtcTGTCAAGTGTCTCATCCACCACCCTGGGCTGGACCAAcccctctctctgaccctcagcggtgaggtcagag cggGTCAGGGCGTGGTCGTGGCGGTCGCCGTGGCGTCCGTCTCTCTggtcctgctgctcctgctctgCGTTTGTCTCTGCAGAGTGTTCTTCTGCAAAGGAG attgA
- the LOC115542993 gene encoding OX-2 membrane glycoprotein isoform X2: MSFPFILIWATQMLFSKTQGEVTTAANVNAIPGLPFTLSCNVSTATGERVRQVRWLDPGGQVLTAYEPGDPPTVSLGRPDVWLSPRLPHAASAITVATAGPAHQGCYVCEFHVYPSGRQQGRTCLTLTATVLLEGGGVALSGGVARLLCLYSGDPAGVRQVLWSRRGRGGGDPTPLGSYSVGGGALVGAALGGRGQLSASPGESRLTLQPLEPQDEACYTCQLHTFPQGRLQGSTCLVVYVLPDPELTSVSRSSGLVEANCTTLSRPASNITWSVAGDNHTLGPPTVSYEQQGGGTTRVTSTLLVQSELLQQLSVKCLIHHPGLDQPLSLTLSAGQGVVVAVAVASVSLVLLLLLCVCLCRVFFCKGD; this comes from the exons ATGTCCTTCCCCTTCATCCTGATCTGGGCCACCCAAATGTTGTTCTCCAAAACACAAG gtgaggTCACGACCGCGGCCAATGTCAACGCCATCCCCGGACTTCCCTTCACGCTGAGCTGCAACGTTTCCACGGCGACGGGAGAGCGTGTGCGTCAGGTGCGCTGGCTTGACCCGGGCGGCCAGGTGCTGACGGCCTACGAGCCCGGGGACCCGCCCACCGTCTCGCTCGGCCGGCCGGACGTCTGGCTCTCCCCCCGCCTCCCGCACGCCGCCTCAGCCATCACCGTGGCGaccgctggccccgcccaccagggATGCTACGTCTGCGAGTTCCACGTCTATCCCAGCGGCCGCCAGCAGGGGCGCACCTGCCTCACCCTCACCG CGACGGTgctcctggagggagggggcgtggctctgagcgggggcgtggccaggcTGCTGTGCCTCTACAGCGGGGACCCGGCGGGCGTCAGGCAGGTGCTGTGGAgccggagggggcggggcgggggagaCCCCACCCCCCTGGGGTCGTACTccgtggggggcggggccctggtGGGGGCGgccctgggggggcggggccagctcAGTGCCTCCCCGGGGGAGAGCCGGCTCACCCTGCAGCCTCTGGAGCCGCAGGACGAGGCCTGCTACACTTGCCAGCTCCACACCTTCCCCCAGGGCAGGCTGCAAGGCTCCACCTGCCTGGTGGTGTACG tcCTCCCCGACCCGGAGCTCACCTCCGTCAGCCGGTCTTCGGGATTGGTCGAGGCTAACTGCACGACGCTCTCTCGCCCCGCCTCCAACATCACCTGGAGCGTTGCCGGGGACAACCACACTCTGGGCCCGCCCACTGTGTCGTATGAGCAGCAGGGGGGCGGTACAACGCGGGTGACCAGCACCCTGCTCGTCCAATCagagctcctccagcagctgtcTGTCAAGTGTCTCATCCACCACCCTGGGCTGGACCAAcccctctctctgaccctcagcg cggGTCAGGGCGTGGTCGTGGCGGTCGCCGTGGCGTCCGTCTCTCTggtcctgctgctcctgctctgCGTTTGTCTCTGCAGAGTGTTCTTCTGCAAAGGAG attgA